In Microbulbifer sp. GL-2, the following are encoded in one genomic region:
- a CDS encoding cobyric acid synthase, with protein MSVLMIQGTTSDAGKSTLVAALARYFSRRGVRVAPFKPQNMALNSAVTADAGEIGRAQALQAQACGIEPHSDMNPVLLKPASDTGAQVIIQGRALGNMQALDYHHYKSTAQNAVLDSFERLSNEYDLLLVEGAGSPAEINLRENDIANMGFAEAVDCPVVLIADIDRGGVFAHLVGTLELLSPSERERVVGFVINRFRGDLQLLQPGLDWLEEYTGKPVLGVLPYLHDLYLDAEDAISTQQADTDARLKVVVPVLPRISNHTDFDALRLHRDIDLQFVSVREPIPSCDWIILPGSKNVRADLAYLKENDWPTQLDRHLRYGGKLIGICGGLQMLGKEVQDPDGIEDAPGSERGLGYLDYTTRLQPVKALKNVTGFLSLGNQEKEKTNIVIHGYEIHCGTTEGPSLETPAVYLHEEDGNLRPDGAISADGQVIATYVHGFFDSPQAQKLLLAWGGLKGSLPLDLNAYRQKQLDRLADSIAEHMQGTWLKQFETTQNMAALRGESQ; from the coding sequence ATGTCCGTTTTGATGATCCAGGGCACCACTTCTGATGCCGGTAAAAGTACATTGGTGGCGGCGCTCGCCCGCTATTTCTCCCGCCGCGGTGTACGTGTTGCACCATTCAAACCGCAAAATATGGCACTTAACAGCGCGGTAACTGCGGATGCGGGTGAAATAGGGAGGGCACAGGCTCTGCAGGCGCAGGCGTGTGGAATAGAGCCGCACAGCGATATGAACCCCGTGCTGCTTAAACCTGCTTCAGACACTGGGGCCCAGGTGATTATCCAAGGCAGGGCGCTGGGAAATATGCAGGCTCTGGATTATCACCATTACAAATCCACTGCACAAAATGCTGTGCTGGATTCCTTCGAACGCCTTAGTAACGAGTATGATTTGTTACTGGTGGAAGGTGCCGGTAGCCCGGCGGAAATTAACCTGCGGGAAAACGATATTGCCAATATGGGTTTTGCCGAGGCAGTGGATTGCCCGGTGGTATTGATTGCCGATATTGATCGCGGTGGTGTTTTCGCTCACTTAGTGGGTACCCTCGAATTATTGTCCCCTTCAGAGCGTGAGCGCGTTGTTGGTTTTGTGATCAACCGGTTTCGTGGTGACCTGCAATTGTTACAGCCAGGGCTTGACTGGCTGGAAGAGTACACCGGTAAACCTGTGCTCGGTGTATTGCCCTATCTCCACGACCTGTACCTTGATGCGGAAGATGCGATTAGCACACAGCAGGCTGATACTGATGCCCGGTTAAAGGTAGTGGTACCTGTGCTACCGCGCATTAGCAACCATACAGATTTTGATGCACTGAGATTACATAGGGATATCGACCTGCAATTTGTCAGTGTCCGCGAGCCAATTCCCTCTTGCGACTGGATTATTCTGCCAGGAAGTAAAAATGTACGGGCTGATCTGGCCTATCTAAAGGAAAATGACTGGCCTACACAGCTGGATCGACACTTACGTTACGGTGGAAAACTCATAGGTATTTGCGGTGGCTTACAGATGCTGGGAAAAGAGGTACAGGACCCAGATGGGATAGAAGATGCGCCTGGAAGTGAACGGGGCCTTGGATACCTGGATTACACAACCAGGCTGCAGCCAGTAAAGGCACTGAAAAATGTTACCGGGTTTCTTTCTTTGGGAAATCAGGAAAAAGAAAAGACGAATATCGTCATACATGGCTATGAAATTCACTGCGGGACTACAGAGGGACCATCCTTGGAGACTCCTGCGGTATACCTGCATGAAGAGGATGGAAACCTCAGGCCAGATGGTGCTATCAGTGCGGATGGCCAGGTGATCGCTACTTATGTGCATGGATTTTTTGATTCACCCCAAGCGCAAAAGTTGCTGCTTGCCTGGGGCGGTCTAAAAGGTAGCCTGCCGCTGGATCTGAATGCCTACCGCCAGAAACAATTGGACAGACTGGCTGATTCGATTGCCGAACATATGCAGGGCACTTGGCTCAAGCAGTTTGAAACGACTCAGAATATGGCGGCTCTGCGAGGGGAGAGCCAGTGA
- the cobO gene encoding cob(I)yrinic acid a,c-diamide adenosyltransferase, with protein MSEDQQKKNAKHKQAMQKHKAKVDANIAAADVQRGVAVLLTGNGKGKSSSAFGMVIRALGYGQKVGVVQFIKGAQHSGEELFLKNHCPEVTLYQMGTGFTWNTQDRTSDIAAAERTWTEAEKMLTDTSYDLVVLDELTYMLAYKYLDESQVLETLAQRPLEQSVVVTGRGGGSALQELVDTVSEVKDIKHAFKAGIKARKGVDY; from the coding sequence ATGTCGGAAGATCAGCAGAAAAAAAATGCCAAGCACAAACAGGCAATGCAAAAACACAAGGCCAAGGTTGATGCAAATATTGCAGCGGCCGATGTCCAGCGTGGAGTTGCTGTATTGTTAACTGGTAATGGTAAGGGAAAGTCCAGCTCTGCTTTCGGCATGGTTATACGAGCATTGGGTTATGGCCAGAAAGTGGGTGTGGTGCAATTTATTAAAGGCGCGCAGCACTCTGGGGAAGAACTCTTTTTGAAGAATCACTGTCCGGAAGTAACCCTTTACCAAATGGGTACCGGTTTTACCTGGAATACCCAGGATCGCACTAGCGATATAGCGGCAGCGGAGAGAACCTGGACAGAGGCAGAGAAAATGCTTACCGATACCAGCTATGACCTGGTGGTGTTGGACGAATTGACCTACATGCTCGCCTACAAATACCTGGATGAATCACAGGTATTGGAAACGCTGGCTCAGCGTCCGTTAGAGCAGAGTGTAGTAGTGACCGGCCGCGGTGGCGGTAGTGCGTTGCAAGAGCTTGTGGATACTGTGTCCGAAGTAAAAGATATAAAACACGCGTTTAAGGCTGGAATAAAAGCCAGAAAAGGAGTTGATTACTAA